Genomic window ([Empedobacter] haloabium):
GCAGCAGCTTGCCCAGGCCCGCGTGCTGGCCCGGCGCGATACCGTCGAACATCGACATGCGGTAGACGCCCAGGTTGGCGAAAGTGTACGTCGGCGCGCCCGTGTTCGAGACCGTGTACAGGTTCAGCGCGAAGTCGCCCTTCGGGTGGAACGACGGGTTCTTCACCAGCCAGATCCAGGCGATGTCGCGCTTCTCGATCGGGTAGGCATTGCCCCACATGTCCTTGTCGTGCAGGACGTCCTTGGCCTCGGCGAAGTCGAAGTGGGGGCAGTAGATGTCGCCCGAGACGGCGAAGAAGGGCTCCTCGCCCAGCAGGTGACGGGCGTTGGCGATGCCGCCGGCGGTCTCCAGCGCTTCCTTTTCGGCCGAGTAGCGGATCGTGGCGCCGTAGCGGCTGCCGTCGCCCAGGTACTCCTCGATCATGTGACCCAGGTGGGCGTGGTTGATGACGATTTCCGGCATGCCGGCGCGCACCAGGTTCAGCACGTGCCATTCGATCAGCGGGCGGCCGCGCACCTTCAGCAGGGGCTTGGGGCAGGTGTCGGTCAGGGGACGCATCCGTTCGCCGCGCCCGGCGGCGAAGATCATGGCTTTCATCGATGCGTCCTCAGAAGGTGTAGCGCACGTCCGGCGCGCGGTTCTCCAGCGCGTCGAGCAGCTTGAGCAGGGGTTTCAGCTCGCGGTAGCGGCCGGCCGTGCGGCGCACGTATTCCATCACCGTCGGCAGGTCGCCCAGGTACAGCGGCTTGCCGTCGCGGTAGTTCAGGCGGCAGAACAGGCCGAGGATCTTCAGGTGGCGCTGCAGCGCCATGAATTCGAAGTCCTTGTAGAACTTGTCGAAGTCCTTGGAGACGGGCAGGCCGGCGGCGCGCGCGTGCTGCCAGTAGCGGATCACCCAGTCCAGCACCAGTTCCTCGTCCCACGACACGTAGGCGTCGCGCAGCAGCGAGGCGGCGTCGTAGGTGATCGGGCCGTAGACGGCGTCCTGGAAGTCCAGGATGCCGGGGTTGTTCTCGTCCATCCACATCAGGTTGCGCGAGTGGTAGTCGCGGTGCATAGTCACCTGCGGCTGCGCCAGGCAGTTGGCGATGATCGTGTCGAACACCTTCTGCAGCTCGGCGCTCTGCGTCTCCGTCAGCGTGGCGTTCAGGTGCTTGCCGATGTACCACTCGGGGAAGATGTTCATCTCGCGCAGCATGAAGGCCCGGTCGAATTCGGGCAGCACGCCGGGCTGGCTGGCCTGCTGGATCTTGACCAGCGCGGACAGCGCTTCGGCGTACAGGGTGGCGGCATTGTCGTGGTCCAGCACCTGCAAGTAGGTGGACGTGCCCAGGTCGGACAGCAGCAGGAAGCCCTGTTCCAGGTCCTGCGCCACGATGGCTGGCACCGAGACACCGGCATCGGCCAGCAGCGCGGCGACCTTGACGAAGGCGGCGCTGTTTTCGCGCTCCGGCGGCGCGTCCATCGCCACCAGCGTGGCGCCATGCGCGTCCCGTGCGGCCGGCAGCACGTCGAAGCGGAAGTAGCGGCGGAAGCTGGCATCGGCGGACGCGGGACGGCAGGACTCGACCTGCACGAGGTCCAGGCCTTGCAGCCATGCCCGCAGCCGGACGAGGCGATCGTCAGGTTGAGTCGCGGCGGCGCCGGCAGTTCCAGGCTCGCCAGCGGGAGCGAATTTTGGTGATACTTTATACAATAAAGACATGAAAACAGCCTGTCGAATCCGGGCGATGGTGAAGATTCCCATATAATAAGGGATTCAAATCAAAAAATCGCCTGTCATGGTGCTACGCGTAACGTTCCTTTCATGAGCTGGTTTTTGGCCCCCCCATCCAAGCAACGCTGGGCGTTTGCCCTGACTGCCCTGGTCGCCGCATCGGCGGTTCCCACCCATGCACAGCCCGTAGCGGCCGCGGCAAAGGGCACGCCGCGCGTGGAAGATCCGGACGCGCCCGTGACGGTGCGGGCCGAGGAAATCACCGGGCGGCCGGAACGCGAACTCGTGCTCGAACGCGACGTGGAGATCGTGCGCGAGAAGATGCGCGTCACCGCCGATTCGGCCTGCTACCGCCAGGTGGAGGCGGAGCTGGAAGCGAAGAACAATATCCGCGTCTGGCGCTTCGGCGACTACTACACGGCCGATGAATTCCGCATCAACACCGATACCGGCGTCGGCACCATGCTGCACCCGACCTACAAGCTGGAGATGAACAACGGCCAGGGCAAGGCGCGCCGCATCGACTTCCTGAATCCGGACGAAGCGGTCGTCGTGGACGGCACCTACAGCACCTGCGAGGGGCCGAATCCGGATTGGTATCTGAAGGCCAGCACGCTCAAACTGGACATGGGCCGCGAGACCGGTGTCGCGCGCAATACGGTGGTCTACTTCAAGGACGTACCCTTGATCGGCACACCCGCGCTGTCGTTCTCGCTGTCGGGCGAGCGGCGCTCGGGCTGGCTGCCGGCGCTGCCGAGCTACAGCTCGCGCGGTTCCGCCGAGCTGACCTTGCCGTACTATTTCAACATCGCGCCCAACCGCGACCTGACGCTGTACCCGCACTATATCTCGCGCCGCGGGCTGCAGATCGGCGCCGTCGGCCGCTACATCGGCGAGACGGACGCGGGCTCGTACGAAGGCCGCACGCTGGTCGAATATCTGCCGCACGACAAGGAAGCGGGCATCGACCGCTGGCAGGTGGTGTCCAGCCATTCGCAGGCGCTGGCCAAGGACTGGTCGTTCGGCTGGAATGTGCGCGCGGCCTCGGATGA
Coding sequences:
- a CDS encoding nucleotidyltransferase family protein; the encoded protein is MKAMIFAAGRGERMRPLTDTCPKPLLKVRGRPLIEWHVLNLVRAGMPEIVINHAHLGHMIEEYLGDGSRYGATIRYSAEKEALETAGGIANARHLLGEEPFFAVSGDIYCPHFDFAEAKDVLHDKDMWGNAYPIEKRDIAWIWLVKNPSFHPKGDFALNLYTVSNTGAPTYTFANLGVYRMSMFDGIAPGQHAGLGKLLREYADRGLVGGELYEGDWDNVGTPQQLEELNGKRP
- a CDS encoding phosphotransferase codes for the protein MSLLYKVSPKFAPAGEPGTAGAAATQPDDRLVRLRAWLQGLDLVQVESCRPASADASFRRYFRFDVLPAARDAHGATLVAMDAPPERENSAAFVKVAALLADAGVSVPAIVAQDLEQGFLLLSDLGTSTYLQVLDHDNAATLYAEALSALVKIQQASQPGVLPEFDRAFMLREMNIFPEWYIGKHLNATLTETQSAELQKVFDTIIANCLAQPQVTMHRDYHSRNLMWMDENNPGILDFQDAVYGPITYDAASLLRDAYVSWDEELVLDWVIRYWQHARAAGLPVSKDFDKFYKDFEFMALQRHLKILGLFCRLNYRDGKPLYLGDLPTVMEYVRRTAGRYRELKPLLKLLDALENRAPDVRYTF